The region TACTATATTGTGCAACTTTAGATATTTGTACTTCTCTGTGCTGTTCTCAGGTTTTCTCAACACGTGCATCTTCTCTTACAATAATTAACTTTTTATGAGTTAAGGCTCATACTTGGGTTTACCTTGTCAATGCATTATACGTCAAGATGTCATAACAACATTGTATTATTATGAGGCATGGGGGCTGCATCAAATCTTTGTGTGGGAGGTTGTGACTTCTATCAATGTTTTCTAATCGTTTAGATAggaacccccccacacacacacacaataagccACAAAATAAATCTAGGGGTGGGGCACAGGATGATTATTATGCAgttgttttctacttttctcaaatacttgtttttttcttggaaTTTACTGGATAAGTTCACCTCTGAACAATTATATCGATATTGTGTAACAAGGcagaaataaatctgaattgGTTTGCAAACATGCTCAATTcaattgttatttatttctgtgccTCTCAAAGTtcactcttgttttctctctctgtaggaACTGTTCCCATGAGAAGGTGGTGTCCATGCTGCAGGGCAGTGGGGCGATGCCCActctggtggtggaggagggacCGTCGGACTTCTCTTCAGACCAAATCGACCCAGAGGACTCTCCTAGCCTGGCCCCAACCACATTGCCACGCTCTAGGTACAGACAAATCGGACATTTTTAACTGGTATGTCCATATGCCATCGTTTATTGAAACAAAAAACTACTGTGGTGACTCTCCAGGTCTCCAGCCCTCAGCTCCTTGCAGTGGGTGGCAGAGATCCTTCCACCGAGCATCAAAGTCCACGGGCGAACCTTCAGCCAGCAGCTGGAGCACCTGCTGACCATCCAGGAGAGATACACCGTCTGCAAGGCCCTGGAGACTTTCTTCCAGCACAGGTCAGTAGGGtggaggggggtggaggggagTGGGGTGGTATCTATAAATGGACACAAAGGATGAAGGGAGGCAGATTATTAAACAACATCATGGATAGGAGCAGAGCGATGGgagtgagaagagaagaaaactcTGCGAAAACTCAGCGGCAGCCAAAAGTGTATATCGAGCATTTTTGATAATCATTATAATCATCAGCTTGTGGAGGTTGGCAGCTCCAGCTGGCAGCAGGAAACAGCTGTAAATTAAGCATCTGTTAAACTATCTGAGCCTCTGTTTACTAGTCACGTGAAATTGACAAATACTTGGAGAAAAAATTAGCTGTTGCCTGGGAAACAGAATTAAGCGTATTCAATATAATCAGGCTGTTAAAGACATTCTTTATACAGGCacaagacagagatggagaaaacGGCTGACGGATGATGAGCAGCAAACAAAACATATGCATGTAGCTAAGCAGGATATTTATTCCTCCCATTAGGCTGTGATGATATCTCctggaggatgaagggatgaagggaggagaTGGATGGTGAATTAGCTCGGCGGATGATGGAAAACAGGGAAAACGATTAAATTCTACTGTACATGCATACAGTATCAAAACACCTAAAGGCATGAATCCTAGCATAAGTGGCATCCCTGTTATCCTCCCACCTCTTTATGCTCTGTTTGCTGCTATACGTGGCATTACACATGCAAAGAATATTCATTACAGCTAAATCCTTTTATCAAGGGGTTGTCAGATATCCGCCAGTAGACATGGGTGTCTTACATAAAGATTACGCGTGTGTTTGCAGGAACGTGGATACACTCATAGTAGACGTGTTCCCGGTGCTGGACACTCCAGCCAAACAGCTGATCTGGCAGTTCATCTACCAGCTTCTGACCTATGACGAGCAGGAGCGCTGTCAGAGCAAACTGTCACGCTTCCTGGGTTTCAAGAGCAGtggtgagacagaaaaacacaatgtggaGATTAtctgcactcacactcacacttacaAGTATGTTTAAGTATGTATATAGGTACAAACgtgatgttgaatgtgtgtgttttgcagcagTGTTAGAGCCCGACTCTGGTCCGGAGCACCACCGGCGGAGCAGCTCCATGCGGGTGACAGGGACGTCGTATCGCGGCATCGTCCGAGAGAGGAGCTCCGACGACTGCATCATCGGGACTCACCTGGGAATGGGTACGCTGCACTTAGTAACAACATCCAAAGCGAGGGTGTTTCCTTCCACAGCATCAAATTATTATCATCCATCTCCAGGGGGTTCCTTGGATTTATACCAAAGTTTCCAGCTTCTCTCTGGGTGCCTCAAAAACTTCTCAGCCAAATATAAATTAAAGATGCTCTCATCACTGTTTCCTTTCAAACTTCTCTGACTAACACCACTGAGCCTCAAACTCAAGACTGTGAGCCCAACATATTTGCCAGTAATGCAGAACCTTCTACAAACCACACTTTCACTGGTGATTATGATTTGTAATTGATCCCAGGGATGAAATTCACATCGTACAGCAACAGAAAAGATGGGTAAGAAAAACAGACCTAAAATtttaattaatagttttaaAACTTCAGACCCCAAGctcagtaaaaatgtattagAATTTGTTTTTAAGAGTGAGCAAAGCCTTGGATGAGAACCTCTGGTTGTGATTCGTGCACGTCTGGTGTCAGAAGATCAGTGATGAACTTGGGTGCGAGTCCAGAGCTTCAAACGTTATTAATAATATCATAAAATCAGTTCTGAAGTTTACCGACTGAAGTAATATTGAACTTGGGGTAATGTGCTCTCTTTATTTCGTTTTGGTTGTCTGGCTTCTGCATTTTGGACATGTATAAGTATATATAgtgttatatataatatgagTGCAATAcctgttttttcattttatgtattttgatACATAAAGTCACCAGTTATATATGAAATTGTATTAAAAAGctttgtaatataataataatcataatcataacaagaagaagaagagggaattgaaaagagaagaggaaaataaaaggacaaataaaaacaagaacacaagaCATCAACaagcaaattaaaacaatgtcatttaaaataaaatcaaatcaatttgGGTCGTTAAAGCTTATTAAAATCTCCAcctcattattatttcaatattcAGTAAAAGTAGAATATCGTACAAGTAAAATATTGTGCAAGTGGGATCATATAAGGTAGAGACAATAAGTAGCACTCAGCACTTACAGTACTTCATATTCCCTTGAGCAAGAGGTTCAGTAGAACCTGCACCTGCCTGTGGGAACAGTACATGCAGCACAAACTGGTGGAAATCATGTTCTCAGCAAATTCTCTGTGGACACTTTAAGACTAAAAGGGAGAAATCTGTCATCAGCCGTTCATACATTAACCTCCATGTCTCAGCTACCTTTGCTTTTGATGAGCTCCTCAAACTATTCATTCAAAAGCTCATATTTATTTCCATCTGAGGCTTCATTCATAGTTTCCATTTCCACTGCTGAGGCTCAGCTTTTCGCCTTGTGCTCCTCCGCTCTgcatcttcatcctctctcctctctcttggctggaggtggatggatggaatgaggAGGCTTACGTGTCACTGTTCATGCTTTATTGTGCTTTAGGAATTCATGTCGATGAATCCGGGAGCCCGGAGGAGAGGCAGTCAGGAGATGGAACCTCCTTCCCAGAGTCCCCTGACCTCAATCATGTAGGTATAACTGCAGCTACTCAGCAGCTGGCATAACTATCGCTAGTTATGTCATATGTGAGCTCTGGTCATTTGAAGGTCTGCTCGTAACTCCTGCAACGTAATTTGATTTCAGGCTGCAGTTCACTTCGGATTcgcatgtttaaaaaaaacaaacatttttttaaacgccTCAAAGCAGCAGACTTTCAAATCCAAATGTACTGCAACGATTGTGTGCTAACCAGCTGATCATGCCTCCATCCGTAGATGACAGGTGTGTACACGGAGCTGGAGAACGTGTACGCAGGGAAGAGTGTGTCTCCGCTGCATGGGGGCTCCTCAGCAGAGCCTGAGAGGCTGGGACAGACTGAGGCCTACGGgcgctctctctcccccctcacaCTCCCCCCTCTCACAGGTACTCTAGGGCTGACACGCACACATCCgaacacacacctacacacaaagTGAACCCTTAATCCAAGTTGCATGTGCTTGGCACATGACAGATGCCATGTTTGTGTCTCGTTAGATGTGTTGCAAATTcaagtttttaaatttcaacaTGTTATCAGCAATGAAACCAGCAGCTTAAATCAACCTTGATGTAAACATGGCATGAGAGCCACTAatttttgaatgtgtttgacACAGAACTCATTCAAATCGTTTAATCTACATGTGTATATAAGGCTGAAGCTTATCCTTTTGTTGCCATGGTTCCCTCTCAGAGATGGTCACCAAGGTGACAACATGACCAAGAGTGTCGCGGATTATTTCTAGAGGGAATTATAAGTAGCATCATATGTCACATAAGCCAAgtcattcacattttaaacatttatcagCACGGGAGGACAGTGACGGTCAAACATTTCCACAGCTAGCAGCAGCCATCTTTGATTTCCCTTTTCACAGGTAACCGTAAGTCCGGCCTGTCGCTGTCGTGGAAGGAGCCTCTCCCCACTCCTGTGTATGAGATTCAACACCAGAGCAGCGTGGACTCCAACCCCTACGTCAGCCTGGAGAGCCCCCCCGCCTCCCCGCACCCCTCGGACAGCGGCCCCAACACACTGACCCGCCGCAAGAAGCTGTTCACCTTCTCCCGCCCGCCCCGCAGCCGGGACACCGACAAGTTCTTGGACGCCCTGAGCGAGCAGCTCGGGCACCGGATCACTTTGGTGGACGACTTCGTACCTGGCGAGAACGACTACGAGGAGGTGAGGAAGTCAACCACATCATCAGCTGTATTCATGCACTTCAAATACAGTACATCTTGTTTTTATCAAGCATACCTTGCTAGTATTGTGGAGTATTTTAATATCTTGTTCTTCTTAGCTCCATGGTACCTTTCATGATTTATGGCCACAACTTTTATTCCTTTCACTAAACTGACAACTCTGACAAAGTATACGGGAAGAAGTCTTCCCTTTTCcttcagtttgttttggaaACGCACAACCTGTCACATTTTTACACtcaacaatgtttttatatttctattttttgccATGTTAACAAAGTCGATAGGAATTTGTCTTGGCGAGCTCACCCAAACAAAGACAaggagaaaatacacacacacactcaaaatacATCGTGGATCATAGTGTTTGAAACACCGAAATAAAATCAGATCCCTAAAAATAACAGAGGTAACTTCTTCATGCTCTCGTATTCCTGAGAAGCACAAGCGTGTGAGCTCATTATGTAACAgactgtgttctcacatcattCATGTACTCCAAAAAACCCAGAGTAGTTAGCACAGCACTAACTGAGGTGGCAAAATATCTTAAGAGAGGGTTTGACCTGTGACCCCCTTTTTCTCTATGTCCTATTTTCAACACAGTTTGTCAGATTTGTTGCCAAAAAGTAAATATTATAAGGAAACAAAATGGAGAAGTCTGAACTCCATTCATCTGCTATTGAGATTGAGGCTGGTCAATGACGATATCAACGATAAATCATTTAAGTATAAATAAACTTAAACACAGCTGCCGCAGTAACTCTTGAAGATGCTGGTTCAGTGAAAGGAATAACcaatctcagtgtgtgtgtgactttgctCGTTGTCAGAATCAAATTCACACATAACTGAATTCAATGTTACGTTGTGGTGCTTGATTAACTGCATGTTTACATTAGAGCAAGTCTAATGTGCGCTACAATGAACACTTGTGTCACATGAACAGATTTATCACGGTGATTGTCATGGTTTCAGAAGAAGAGCTGTGACTGTAAGTAAAACATGATACTCAGTTAATATAGTATAATTAATACAGattaaagtattattattattaaagttatAATAAGTTATTGGCTGATGATACAAACACCAACATTGGAGCTTTTTTCTCAGGGTGATTATTGTACATAATTCACTGGGTTGTACTAATTTTATAATAGatagtttttagttttgtttccaATGTTTTAGAGTAATCTCTGTGTTATTGCAttggtgttttttaaaatcatgtatAACAGCCgctttattatttgttttattttattgtaatgttTAAGTTAATATAACgtttataaatcaaatatatgttttaagATAGGTATTTGATGGTTTGGTACAACAGTGGTTTAAACTTCTGTTTCTAGATATAGAACAGTGTCAAAAAATTGTCAAAAATTATAAAGGTAGAGCTCAAACCTCCACAAAGACCCAACAGTTTCCTTAACTTCAATCAAGATCCACCATCCATAAAACATTCTGTGAGAAAtccaggaaaatgttgaaaaactttctcacaatgttaaagacaagggggaaaaaaatcctggatctgccctctgATCCATATCCACTCCCAAATTGAAtggtttcttccctgacccgtaacacatccttcaaccaagtttcatggtaatccgtccagtagtttttgtgtaatcctgcccacaaacaaacaaactaaggGTTTTAGTTTGGGTTGAACAATGAATCACTATTTATACTTCATATTTGCCTGATAATACCAAATAATTAGTGATAAAAGAGACTTCAATAAAATTGGAGTGAAAAACGTTATTCTTTAATCGTGCTGCAAATTGAAATGAATCGAGAAAACCAACCACtgaaaacataagctccttggtggaggtaatgagcGTAGCCTCAGAATCACATGATAGAATGAGAGAGTATATAACTAAACAAAGCTATGATACATTTttagtgttttcatttaaaagatgGCTGTGTGTTAGAGTATCTGCAGTCTGACGTTGATCCTCTCCTCCTGTAGATGAGTTTCcaggacgaccaggacctgggCTTCATGCCGCAGCAGcccagcagcggcagcagtgaggaccacagcagcagcgatgaggcctcctctccctcctacTCCTCCGAATCCGAACTgatcccacctcctcccacccagagccctccacctccaccgccCTTCCAGGCCCTGATACCCCCTCCCGTCCAGTTTACTGACCCCCTCCCACCCATCCGCTTCTCTCCCGAGCACACCCCCCGCAGCCGCATGCCCTTCCAGCCGCACCACCCCATCATCCCCCCGCCTCCCCCGCCTCCGAGGACCCTCCTGTCCAGCCGCTCCCCTCGACACAAAGTGCTGCCCACCAGAGAAGACTTGGAGAAAAGTCACCAGCGCTTCCAGGCCACCTCTAGCCGTCTCACGCACAGCCACACCACCGTGGGCTCCACCACCCTGCGCTCCTCGCAGCCGTCCCGCCCCTGCTACCTCCCGCGCCAGCTCAGCCAGCCCCAGCCCCTTCGCCAGACGTCCCCCCAGCCCTCCCCTCAGCTGCTGAGGCCGAGCCAGCTCGTCCTGCAGAGGCACCACCAGCTCCACCACCAACACAGTTACCAGGGCCCACTGCCACCATCTCTCCAGGAAGACAGCCCCTCACAGTGTACGAGCCAAGGCCCAGCAGCCTCAGCGCTTCTCTCCCAGCCTCCAGCGTCTCACTCCAGCCTCCCCACTCACAAAAAGATTTATGAAAGTCGACAGGAACACCAGTCACAGCAGGTAACTGGTCTTTACAGTGGGCTGTCAGGAACTCACCCTGATTAAATGATGCCTAATGTGTGTGCATCCAAATGATGTAAAAGTACAAATCATGGCAGTATTGAAATCTAATCGCATGCTCTAAACCTAACAttggatttttttgttcttgtatCTCAACTTCTATCTTTTTGAATCCTGGATTCAAAGGGAGAAATTGTACTTGATGTGACATGCttgattcatgttttatatataaaaacttaCGGGATCATGTGGTATTCTTTTAAGATACACAGTTAAAGATTAAAGCAGTTATTTTCAATTAGATGcctttatttaaataacttttcaaacatatttcacaataaaagcaaagaGTCAAGAAAAGTCCAAAATcagaactttgttttttcttctttcctgcaTCATTAATCATCTCAAGTCCCCACAGATGAATCCTGTGACCCTGTGGAGGCACACGACCCCCAGTTTTGAAACTACCTGACTTAATTAAGTCAGAATGAAGTATATACAGaatctaattttaaaaagcagctcaTGGTCGATCAGCTACGACTCATAAATTCAGCTTACAAAATCgattatcattatttaacatCTAATAAAGCAATGAACAATAATGTATCAGTCACACGAGACTCTGCAGAAATAACTTGTACTTCTGATAGAAGTATTCTGacagtacttttactcaagtaggaTTTGGGATACAGAACTGAGATTTCTTCTTTGAATGCAAAGCAAATTTCACGGTCATAGTTCTCATAAAAGGTAAAATCACAAAAAGCCATGCTGCACTTTCGCCTCGCCACTGGAAGCTAATGTTTGATTTGCATCCTCACTCGCACAGAAGATTCAGGAGGCCAAGGTTTTCCATTAAAACAATTTCATATGTGTGTCTGGGTCCTTCCACTATTTGAGATGAATTTGTGTGGATCTGACTTTTCCTCTATTCCTGCACCTCACACATGACAGGATGACCGGTAGCAGTAATGATACGGGTTGAACTCTGACCCCCAACATGTTTAATAATACGCCATACCCAACATGGTGGCTAAATAACCGGTAAACATAAAACTATCATGAATGCATAAATATAAAAGCCAGATAAAACAAttacaattttttaaatatcacttaAACAGCATTTAAGTAGGACACTTAACTGTCCCATGAGCCTCTTTGCTCACGCTGTCCAATCAGAGCGAGCGGCATTGAGCTACAATGCCTCAGTCACTGATACTTCCGTTAACTTCCAATCCGTGCGAGCGAGGAGGCAAATAAAATTAACTttggtgacctttgacccaagATATTCGCTTCGCATTAGCATCTGTTTGACCGTGCGCTTATTCCAGCACTCAAGAGACATGAGAGATTTTATCCATGAAGACACAGGGTGGTGCAGTGCAGCAGTGCCACTGCCTTGGACGCCTAGCAACAGACGtgtaacagaataaaacaaaccagagcTGGAATCATGCAGGCTGCCAGTCCAAAGATCACTTTCTGTTTCACAGGAATAAAAGATTTGACAGAACAGACACAAGACTTTTGGTTCATTCTCTGATCCTATCGTTAGATTCAAGACGacataagaaaaacacaaaaacagcaacGCAAAATACGTCTTTTTAAAGGACACGTGCCACAAAGGAAGGTGAATCTAAAGTGATCCTCGGTTTGTGTTAGAGTAAACAGAAGTTGTTGGTCTTCAAAGTCTAATTGGATGTGAcgtttgttttctgcagctgaagGCGAATATATAAAGAACTCATGTTTACATGGCAACGACTGTGGCTCTGACCAGTGGTCTGGAAACAATTCAGTGATGCTTGCTCATTGAAAACATTACTTGTGACCTTTTgttatgatttaaaaataacttcTAATTGATTTTTTTCGGTTTCGAAGGCTCCACCGCCGCCGCCTCCGCCCCTGCCCCCACCCTGTGACCCGCCCCCGCTGCCCAAGTCAAGCCGACATGCCTCGGATGCAAACCACATGAGCGTGAAGAGGCTGCGCTGGGAGCAGGTGGAGAACTCGGAGGGAACCATTTGGGGTCAGGTGAGGGTTTGCTCAATCCGTTGTGTtagaaaactttaaaaacaataaacaataactCTACCTGTGAATCCTCCCACGTTGTGCTGTGAGTTTTCTCACTCCTCCCACATTATTCTTCCCATATTTGGAAAAACCAACTGATCtactctgtgtctctgatgaGTCATGGTGGCATCAAAGCAAAAGCCTTGTTTTTCTAACTAGAATTCCTGCTGCGTCTTGATTCCCTGCACCATGTTAGCCTTTCTTGTTCTCTGGATAagatcttgtgtgtgtgtataaaaagaGTTTTTTAGACAGATTCCTCTACACAACCTTGACTGTGCCTTGGGAGAGTACAGAGTGTGTCCTTGTCTATATTTAGCTCGGCGAGGACTCAGACTATGACAAGCTCACTGACATGGTGAAGTACTTGGACCTTGATCTGCACTTTGGGACTCAGCGCAGATCCAGTAAGTTGTTCTGTACGTCTGGTCACACGTCATCATTGTCCACAGCACGTAGCATATCTTTATTTGCATCATCTTTAAATGTCGTTAAGTTGGAACATTCTGTGAAATGCATTGATCAGGCGTTGACAGCAAACATGACTCTATTTCTTTACTCACACCATCTGTTTTGTTTATACCTTCGCAGCTAtgtgatgttctccattacctGCTTTGGAGCTGCTCTATTCACCTGCTCATCATATAGGTTCTCCATAAGGCaccataccccccccccccccccccccccccccctgtactAACACAGCTCTGCACGAGGAAACACACCAGACCTGTATTTATTCAAGTTGTTCTAGAAGGCAGAGCTGTGTTATTAACCCATCAACCTGCTTTGCTTGTGTAGccactgggtgtgtgtgtgtgtgtgtgtgtgtttgtgtgtgtgtgttgaccccCCGGTGCCTGGAGAACACATCCTCACACTGTTGTTAAAATTATCAGTCTCTCCTCCAGAGCCAGCCTTCCTTCCTGAgaactttaaaaagaaagacGTGGTGGAGATTCTGTCTCATAAGAAAGCCTACAACGCCtgtgagtaacacacacacacacacacacacacacacacacacacacacacac is a window of Paralichthys olivaceus isolate ysfri-2021 chromosome 21, ASM2471397v2, whole genome shotgun sequence DNA encoding:
- the grid2ipb gene encoding delphilin isoform X4, whose amino-acid sequence is MNCLGIFIPKKHRQRFDEAVSQNVINRLCRSKSISEPHGRVRRSRSEDHSERHHGSKRASSVPRDGGEPGGRGDTERDRGMRKSSSGIPAHPPIGPNQRIVRVYRGKKNFGFTLRGHAPVCLDSVIPDSPAEECGLKTGDRILFLNGLDMRNCSHEKVVSMLQGSGAMPTLVVEEGPSDFSSDQIDPEDSPSLAPTTLPRSRSPALSSLQWVAEILPPSIKVHGRTFSQQLEHLLTIQERYTVCKALETFFQHRNVDTLIVDVFPVLDTPAKQLIWQFIYQLLTYDEQERCQSKLSRFLGFKSSAVLEPDSGPEHHRRSSSMRVTGTSYRGIVRERSSDDCIIGTHLGMGIHVDESGSPEERQSGDGTSFPESPDLNHMTGVYTELENVYAGKSVSPLHGGSSAEPERLGQTEAYGRSLSPLTLPPLTGNRKSGLSLSWKEPLPTPVYEIQHQSSVDSNPYVSLESPPASPHPSDSGPNTLTRRKKLFTFSRPPRSRDTDKFLDALSEQLGHRITLVDDFVPGENDYEEIYHGDCHGFRRRAVTMSFQDDQDLGFMPQQPSSGSSEDHSSSDEASSPSYSSESELIPPPPTQSPPPPPPFQALIPPPVQFTDPLPPIRFSPEHTPRSRMPFQPHHPIIPPPPPPPRTLLSSRSPRHKVLPTREDLEKSHQRFQATSSRLTHSHTTVGSTTLRSSQPSRPCYLPRQLSQPQPLRQTSPQPSPQLLRPSQLVLQRHHQLHHQHSYQGPLPPSLQEDSPSQCTSQGPAASALLSQPPASHSSLPTHKKIYESRQEHQSQQAPPPPPPPLPPPCDPPPLPKSSRHASDANHMSVKRLRWEQVENSEGTIWGQLGEDSDYDKLTDMVKYLDLDLHFGTQRRSISPPEPAFLPENFKKKDVVEILSHKKAYNASILIAHLKLSPAELRQVLMNMTTNRLEPAHIKQLLLYAPDDEEVKQYEQFEQDPAKLSEPDQFIFQMLMVPEYKTRLRSLHFKTTLQERTEEMKVAYDYIYKASVELRSSKKLAKILEFVLAMGNYLNNGQPKSNRTTSFKINFLTELSTTKTVDGKSTFLHILAKSLCQHFPELLNFSRDLTTVPLAAKVNQRTVTTELSDLHTTIQDIRTACLKIPPTSEDHFASVMSSFLENSHPAIQSLESLQTRAMEEFSRVASYFGEDSKSSSTEAFFAIFAEFISKFERALSETQSPENPRSPRLSSPLAW
- the grid2ipb gene encoding delphilin isoform X3; protein product: MKKFLQNKKGRYSFRQSKRGSRYPSKDFLLSMPTSNQGWPEDFGFQLGGNGPSYILSVEEGSSAHLAGLQAGDQVLEIEGHNVSTLGPQAVVAIAQTQKNIPPSIGVVSRIQQMDIIPGPDGRFGFTIVGDCPLLVEDCSPCSPAGRAGLRAGDYVMEVNGIPVRQHETAAALIKASQGRTLRLGVLCLGMRQKHSISIEDSQMGGDGARLDRKHKALEFNRKVDQILGDEPEVKEKLFSVLKQYAAEKRVEWLASALPEILTTDEHRQLISSIRIFIPKKHRQRFDEAVSQNVINRLCRSKSISEPHGRVRRSRSEDHSERHHGSKRASSVPRDGGEPGGRGDTERDRGMRKSSSGIPAHPPIGPNQRIVRVYRGKKNFGFTLRGHAPVCLDSVIPDSPAEECGLKTGDRILFLNGLDMRNCSHEKVVSMLQGSGAMPTLVVEEGPSDFSSDQIDPEDSPSLAPTTLPRSRSPALSSLQWVAEILPPSIKVHGRTFSQQLEHLLTIQERYTVCKALETFFQHRNVDTLIVDVFPVLDTPAKQLIWQFIYQLLTYDEQERCQSKLSRFLGFKSSAVLEPDSGPEHHRRSSSMRVTGTSYRGIVRERSSDDCIIGTHLGMGIHVDESGSPEERQSGDGTSFPESPDLNHMTGVYTELENVYAGKSVSPLHGGSSAEPERLGQTEAYGRSLSPLTLPPLTGNRKSGLSLSWKEPLPTPVYEIQHQSSVDSNPYVSLESPPASPHPSDSGPNTLTRRKKLFTFSRPPRSRDTDKFLDALSEQLGHRITLVDDFVPGENDYEEMSFQDDQDLGFMPQQPSSGSSEDHSSSDEASSPSYSSESELIPPPPTQSPPPPPPFQALIPPPVQFTDPLPPIRFSPEHTPRSRMPFQPHHPIIPPPPPPPRTLLSSRSPRHKVLPTREDLEKSHQRFQATSSRLTHSHTTVGSTTLRSSQPSRPCYLPRQLSQPQPLRQTSPQPSPQLLRPSQLVLQRHHQLHHQHSYQGPLPPSLQEDSPSQCTSQGPAASALLSQPPASHSSLPTHKKIYESRQEHQSQQAPPPPPPPLPPPCDPPPLPKSSRHASDANHMSVKRLRWEQVENSEGTIWGQLGEDSDYDKLTDMVKYLDLDLHFGTQRRSISPPEPAFLPENFKKKDVVEILSHKKAYNASILIAHLKLSPAELRQVLMNMTTNRLEPAHIKQLLLYAPDDEEVKQYEQFEQDPAKLSEPDQFIFQMLMVPEYKTRLRSLHFKTTLQERTEEMKVAYDYIYKASVELRSSKKLAKILEFVLAMGNYLNNGQPKSNRTTSFKINFLTELSTTKTVDGKSTFLHILAKSLCQHFPELLNFSRDLTTVPLAAKVNQRTVTTELSDLHTTIQDIRTACLKIPPTSEDHFASVMSSFLENSHPAIQSLESLQTRAMEEFSRVASYFGEDSKSSSTEAFFAIFAEFISKFERALSETQSPENPRSPRLSSPLAW
- the grid2ipb gene encoding delphilin isoform X1, with the translated sequence MKKFLQNKKGRYSFRQSKRGSRYPSKDFLLSMPTSNQGWPEDFGFQLGGNGPSYILSVEEGSSAHLAGLQAGDQVLEIEGHNVSTLGPQAVVAIAQTQKNIPPSIGVVSRIQQMDIIPGPDGRFGFTIVGDCPLLVEDCSPCSPAGRAGLRAGDYVMEVNGIPVRQHETAAALIKASQGRTLRLGVLCLGMRQKHSISIEDSQMGGDGARLDRKHKALEFNRKVDQILGDEPEVKEKLFSVLKQYAAEKRVEWLASALPEILTTDEHRQLISSIRIFIPKKHRQRFDEAVSQNVINRLCRSKSISEPHGRVRRSRSEDHSERHHGSKRASSVPRDGGEPGGRGDTERDRGMRKSSSGIPAHPPIGPNQRIVRVYRGKKNFGFTLRGHAPVCLDSVIPDSPAEECGLKTGDRILFLNGLDMRNCSHEKVVSMLQGSGAMPTLVVEEGPSDFSSDQIDPEDSPSLAPTTLPRSRSPALSSLQWVAEILPPSIKVHGRTFSQQLEHLLTIQERYTVCKALETFFQHRNVDTLIVDVFPVLDTPAKQLIWQFIYQLLTYDEQERCQSKLSRFLGFKSSAVLEPDSGPEHHRRSSSMRVTGTSYRGIVRERSSDDCIIGTHLGMGIHVDESGSPEERQSGDGTSFPESPDLNHMTGVYTELENVYAGKSVSPLHGGSSAEPERLGQTEAYGRSLSPLTLPPLTGNRKSGLSLSWKEPLPTPVYEIQHQSSVDSNPYVSLESPPASPHPSDSGPNTLTRRKKLFTFSRPPRSRDTDKFLDALSEQLGHRITLVDDFVPGENDYEEIYHGDCHGFRRRAVTMSFQDDQDLGFMPQQPSSGSSEDHSSSDEASSPSYSSESELIPPPPTQSPPPPPPFQALIPPPVQFTDPLPPIRFSPEHTPRSRMPFQPHHPIIPPPPPPPRTLLSSRSPRHKVLPTREDLEKSHQRFQATSSRLTHSHTTVGSTTLRSSQPSRPCYLPRQLSQPQPLRQTSPQPSPQLLRPSQLVLQRHHQLHHQHSYQGPLPPSLQEDSPSQCTSQGPAASALLSQPPASHSSLPTHKKIYESRQEHQSQQAPPPPPPPLPPPCDPPPLPKSSRHASDANHMSVKRLRWEQVENSEGTIWGQLGEDSDYDKLTDMVKYLDLDLHFGTQRRSISPPEPAFLPENFKKKDVVEILSHKKAYNASILIAHLKLSPAELRQVLMNMTTNRLEPAHIKQLLLYAPDDEEVKQYEQFEQDPAKLSEPDQFIFQMLMVPEYKTRLRSLHFKTTLQERTEEMKVAYDYIYKASVELRSSKKLAKILEFVLAMGNYLNNGQPKSNRTTSFKINFLTELSTTKTVDGKSTFLHILAKSLCQHFPELLNFSRDLTTVPLAAKVNQRTVTTELSDLHTTIQDIRTACLKIPPTSEDHFASVMSSFLENSHPAIQSLESLQTRAMEEFSRVASYFGEDSKSSSTEAFFAIFAEFISKFERALSETQSPENPRSPRLSSPLAW